One stretch of Algiphilus sp. DNA includes these proteins:
- a CDS encoding osmoprotectant NAGGN system M42 family peptidase, with the protein MKKLPIDDDYIRQTLLELLAIPSPVGFTDEVVHYVCGKLSELGIPFELTRRGAIRATIKGETDRPACAVVAHVDTLGANVREIKTNGRMSLLPIGTWSSRFAEGARVTLFTDNHAYRGTILPLMASGHAYNTAVDDQPVNWQQVELRIDEYADSDEDLRNLGVHVGDFIAIDPQPEITPSGYISSRHLDDKAGVAALLAACKAIQEADISLPVYFHPMFTVTEEVGFGASAILDERISEMIGIDIAIPGTGQNSRERGVTLAIADSSGPFDYHLTRRLLQLCEDHQIDHQRDVFPYYFSDSAAALRAGYDIRHALIGFGADSSHGWERTHLSSLTAIAELMTLYAQNGPVIARDQRMLGPLEGFPHQVDLEEIGHPHQELPDPKEFL; encoded by the coding sequence ATGAAGAAGCTCCCCATAGACGACGACTACATCCGCCAGACGCTGCTCGAGCTGCTCGCCATTCCGAGCCCGGTGGGCTTCACCGATGAAGTGGTGCACTACGTCTGCGGCAAGCTCTCCGAGCTCGGCATTCCCTTCGAGCTCACGCGCCGCGGCGCCATCCGCGCCACCATCAAGGGCGAGACCGACCGCCCGGCCTGCGCGGTGGTCGCGCATGTCGACACGCTGGGCGCCAATGTCCGCGAGATCAAGACCAACGGCCGCATGAGCCTGCTGCCCATCGGCACCTGGTCGAGCCGCTTCGCCGAGGGCGCGCGCGTCACGCTGTTCACCGACAACCACGCCTATCGCGGCACCATCCTGCCGCTGATGGCGTCCGGCCACGCCTACAACACCGCGGTCGACGACCAGCCGGTGAACTGGCAGCAGGTCGAGCTGCGCATCGACGAGTACGCCGACAGCGACGAGGACCTGCGCAACCTGGGCGTGCACGTCGGCGACTTCATCGCCATCGACCCGCAGCCGGAGATCACGCCCAGCGGCTACATCTCGTCGCGGCACCTCGACGACAAGGCCGGCGTCGCGGCGCTGCTGGCCGCGTGCAAGGCCATCCAGGAAGCCGACATCAGCCTGCCGGTCTACTTCCACCCTATGTTCACGGTGACCGAGGAAGTGGGCTTCGGCGCCTCGGCGATTCTCGACGAGCGCATCAGCGAGATGATCGGCATCGACATCGCCATCCCGGGCACCGGCCAGAACTCGCGCGAGCGCGGCGTCACCCTGGCGATCGCCGATTCCTCCGGCCCCTTCGACTACCACCTCACGCGCCGGCTGCTGCAGCTCTGCGAGGATCACCAGATCGATCATCAGCGCGACGTCTTCCCGTACTACTTCTCGGACTCGGCGGCGGCACTGCGGGCGGGCTACGACATCCGCCACGCGCTCATCGGCTTCGGCGCCGATTCCTCGCACGGCTGGGAGCGCACGCACCTGTCGTCGCTGACCGCGATCGCCGAGCTGATGACCCTGTACGCGCAGAACGGCCCGGTGATCGCGCGCGACCAGCGCATGCTCGGCCCGCTCGAGGGCTTCCCGCACCAGGTCGATCTCGAGGAGATCGGCCACCCGCACCAGGAACTGCCGGACCCGAAGGAATTCCTGTAG